Proteins co-encoded in one Hypanus sabinus isolate sHypSab1 chromosome 6, sHypSab1.hap1, whole genome shotgun sequence genomic window:
- the LOC132395264 gene encoding transmembrane protein 276-like yields the protein MLLPQETDWALATTNVLLFIVSVVAFQHARKVNVGSAAAFLLQACAAALGAVCHCSGDLAPLLRRSQREAAWASAVLGPAVFAFAFHWSNRDRLAANSVLTGALLAAACSDPLAGGGQCPAVRAAMAAALLSVLTVSLFTVNGWGVAGSLLGLLAGELPPAGLLGLRSPCGQNLLLVASTVALQRALGAQDSAELV from the exons ATGCTGTTGCCCCAGGAGACGGACTGGGCCTTAGCGACCACCAACGTCTTGCTCTTCATCGTGTCCGTGGTGGCATTTCAGCATGCTCGTAAG GTGAACGTGGGTTCAGCAGCTGCCTTTCTCCTGCAGGCATGTGCGGCGGCGCTGGGCGCGGTCTGCCACTGCAGTGGGGACCTGGCGCCCCTCCTGCGCCGGAGCCAGCGGGAGGCAGCCTGGGCCTCCGCTGTCCTTGGTCCAGCTGTATTCGCCTTCGCCTTCCACTGGTCCAACCGCGACCGGCTAGCTGCCAACTCGGTGCTGACCGGCGCTCTCCTGGCCGCCGCCTGTTCGGACCCGCTGGCTGGAGGCGGGCAGTGTCCAGCGGTCCGAGCGGCCATGGCTGCTGCTCTGCTCTCCGTCCTCACCGTCAGCCTCTTCACCGTCAACGGCTGGGGGGTCGCCGGCAGTCTGCTCGGCCTGCTGGCGGGCGAGCTGCCTCCCGCCGGGCTGCTGGGCCTCAGGAGCCCCTGTGGGCAGAACCTGCTGCTGGTGGCCAGCACTGTGGCTCTGCAGCGGGCACTGGGGGCACAGGACAGCGCTGAGCTGGTGTGA